The segment CTATGCTCGTCCATCTCACTCTCCTATAATATTAAAGAAAAAAACCAGCATATTATTTGCAAAAAACAGGATGCAATAGCAATATTTAAAACATAATACATTCTACTTAATTGAGTCAAGTTGATAGAGTAATGCTCCTCCATATAAATACTTAAAATAACATAAGTTTCTGAAAGTGTAGCAACATTATCACCAAACGAAAACTGGTTAATTATTTCAGAAGGTCTATTATAGAAAACCCAGTCTTTACGAGGCCTTAGAAGCTCTATTGAACATAGCAAAGCAATTACTAAAAAGGTTATTGCTGCTCCTTCTGCAAAAAGCACAATGTCTAAGCAAAGCAAATCACCTCTCTTCGAATTAAGCAATGCCTCCTTTCCTAAAAAAGTGGCAGATAACCCACTTAAGGTAGTTATTGCTACTGACCTCTGCCTTAGACTAGTTAATGATGAGCGTTGCATAGAAAGACTGTTCAATGCATTTTCATAAGCTAATTTATTAATTGACTCATGGTCGCTCGAAATCAAAACATAACCTCACTTTAAGAGGTGAAAATTAAATCACGATATACAATACAACCTTCTATTCATATATCACATCAACTTACCAGCCACCTCCTTATAAAAAATAAAAACCTCTTGCTTTTTAAATTATCAACAATCTTAAAGAACTTTTTTTTATAAATTCAGATTTTTTCAAGTATGTGTGTATACCTCAATAGTATAGATGACTCTAGGCGAATAGCTAGAATAGCTAGGCCTAGTTCCAGGACTCTACCCAAGCTATCATTAACTTACTGAAAATCGAGAGTTTTACGAGGTGACCAAAACTAAATGCTTGGGGTATCCCCTTTATCTTGTGCTCAGATGCAGTCTAGCTAGGCCAACATGTGCGTTACGGTTCGAGTAATCCCCAGTACCAGTAATACGATGCAGAAAACGCGATGAGCTGTGCTTTCCTAATGAGGAAAGTAACTCAGCAAAAAAACTGCGAGGGATACGGCATCGCCGGGCATATATGCGATCATCCAGAGGCCACTTTCATGCTCCGATTCAGTGCTTTGTCTGTAGTTGGTGAAGCGATTGCGACCACAAAGGGCTAACTGAGCTTCACGGTCACGCAAGGTCGAGGCCAGAACTTGGTATTCAGGAAGCCATCGAGCATCGATTTAGGGAAAGGGTACAGATGCGCTCAAAGCCGTACCAGTTATTAAAATATCGAGAGGCTTTGCACTAATTAATACTAACTTGTCGTGCCAAATGTTAAAGAATGCACCACGAACTTTTTTTTCGTCTTCGACGTCGCATTAATTTTTGAAAATGACAAAGGCCACCGAATGGTGGCCTTCAAAAGCATCTAATTATACTAGTCTTAGGTGTGTTCTTTGATGAGCAAATTTATTATTTATAATTTTAGAATCAACAGCATCAGGAATTATCTCTTTAAGAAGCTTCGGCTGTACATTAAGAGCATTTGCAACATCATTAAAATCTAAGCCATGATATTTTAATAGGGCATCAAAAGATTTCGGAAGCAGACCTGCGCGTTCCCTCGCCACATATCCATCCTCATCTTCCTTCTTACTCTGGCGAGTATTTTTTAAAAAAATCACACCACTCTTATATTGACGCTCATCAATTACACCGAGCACCTTTGCCCTATAGAGAACCGCTGCTTTAGACACACCAAAGGTCATTTTTATGTCAATTATACATTGCCAATCTAGAGTACGACCACGAGTCTTAAATATTTTCATGAAAGTAGAGCGAGGAAGAAGAAAGGCTGAGCTCAACCTATTGGCCTCCGTTTCTGTCTTTCGATCTCCTGTCACTATTCCTTCATGTAAAATCAAATGTGCCATTTCGTGAGCTATATCAAAACGCTGCCTAAAAGGACTTTCTTTAGCATCATTTCTTACAATGACCGGCCTTACTGAGGGAATAGATAAAGCATCTACCTCCTGGGAAGCATCATTAAAAAAAGTTACCAAAGCACCAGCGTGCTCCACAACTTTAACCATATTATCGATTGGGCCAAGGCCTAACCCCCAATGATGGCGTGTTTTTTCAGCAGCGCGCTCGATCTCTTCTGTAGTGCAAGCTCCTGAAAAATCAGGAAAGTTAACTTCAGGGAGAGCCACACGCTCATCTATGAAACGGGCAAGCTGATCAAATAAAGTACCCCGAGCCAATACCTTAAGTTTGGTACTGACTTTGGTCGATGCTAGACTTCTAAAGTGAGCTTGGTCTTCCGTCAAAGCTGAGCTTGCTGGTGCGTAAAAAAAGCCGGTAGTGACATTGAGAGAATACGCCAAGCGCTCTAGAACATCTTGAGAAACTGTATGTGCAGCTTTGCCAGTTTCCAGCTGGGAAACATACTGCCTAGTCTTATCTATATCCTCTGCTATTTGACCAAGTGTTTTACCCCAATAATGTCTCGCGAGTCTAAGTTTGCTTCCTTCAAACTGAGCCATTGTTGTCTTCGACTGTTCCATCGTCCTCACCTGCTTCGGCGACATTCGTTCTGGGGCCAAGCTCATGCTCTGGTAGTTTAGCTGCTTCAGGAATATCAGCTGTAGTGCTAACAAATGTATTCACGCTAGCATTAAACTGCCATTTGGCATTAATGACCTTGGAGCCAAGTTGATAGTTTATGCAATAAAGGGAATGCTCATCTTCATCGTTCATAGCTTTTCTGATAAAAAATCTCCACAGCCCCGTCGTCTGGCTAAGAGATTCTTCATCAAAAAGCAACAAGTTAGTGGTCAAAGATTCTGCATCTGTTAATGCGGTAGCATAGTGTTTTCTTGGCCTTTCTGGATCGTCACAGAAAAACCGGAACACAGAGTTGCCAATGCTAAATTGAATATCATTACCATGGTGTACAATTCGTAGCCAAGGGAACCGGCTTTCGCCTTCTTGAAGTAACGAATTCCGGAGCCACGCCCAGCAACGACTTCCTTGCGTATAAGCGTCGTCTAATGGGTGCTTGGTTTGCTCGATAGCGAGAGAAAAAACATCAAGCATATGTCTAGCTAGCTCATTTAAGCGCGATTCAGTCAATTCAGAATCAATTTCTGCTGGGTGGCAAGGCGGCTTCATCTCAAAGTGTTCCCAATATGGAATTTGTAAAGCACATAATTGTGCTTTTTCTCACTTTTGTCAAGTAGGCGGCGCCTTAGCAAATCTTACATTCGCTCAATCATGCTTTCCCGCAGTCTCTTTTTGCTATTCAAATTGGGCTTATACGGCTTGGCTACGCCCTTTGCAGACTCAAAATCATCTTTATCATGACCTCAGCTCACATCAATTTAAGCTAGACCTACCCGATCTAGTTTCATAACTAATTCTTCCGTTCTCAGATGAGTATACCGCCTCAATATTTGCATAGACTTGTGCGCACTGATCGCCGCAACTTCCTGACCGGATAGCCCTGCTTCTACTAAACGGCTGACAGCCTCATGCCTTAAATCATGAAAACGAAAGTCATCACGCCCGGCCTTCTTCTTGGCCTGATTCCAAACCTTCGTATAAACTTCAGGGCCCCGCTTACCTTCTTTACTAGGCTATCAGAGAAACACCAGGTTACAGTCGAGCGGGCGCACTGGGTTATTTAGCGCCTGATTGAATACCTCTATCGCGGCTTGAGTTAGCGGCACAAGGCAGGGGTTGTTGTTTTTGGTGTCTGTAAGGCGCACTCAGCGGCGTTTAACGGTCGTTTGGCATAAAACTCTGAAGAGCGCATTCCCATCTCAAGAGCGATTATGGCGATCCATGCCAGCATTGGGTTGCTGTTACGTCTTAATACTGGGAACAGCCGCTACTCCTCATCGGTGCTAAGACGTCTACTCCGGCTATCACCTGGGCTAGGCTTGCGCATAGTCTGAATTGGGTTATAAGTCAGGCCGAGCCCAACCACTCTTGGATAGTCACCGTGAATAGGTGGCCAAGTAGGGCAAGCTCTAGGCGCACGGTATTGGGGCTAATTGGTACTCCCGTGCGCCCCAAACTGTTTAAACGCTTGTCACGGTAGTTGGCGACAAGCTCTGGCGTGAGGGCGGCTAAAAAGTATTTGCTTAAATGTTCTATCAGAGTATTGCCCTTGAGGCGTTCGCTTTTCTGGCTGCAGGGTTTCTAGATAGGGGTAATATCGGCCAAGTAGCGCTTTAGCGCTGCTTCAAGCGTCATTCGTTCTGAGGCACTACCTGAATATAAACGCCGCGCACAATTTCATCTTCAGTGCGGCGTGCACAATCTTGGGCGTCACGTTTGGTACGGTAGGTCTTTGCGATGGTTGGCCAACCCGACATGCGGATGACGGCTTTCCAGGTTGCAGAAGGGGTCTTGACGATGGTGGCCACAAGAAATCTCCAGGGTCTGAAAGATCGGCACTGTACCGAAACTGTACCCTTGGACTAGGGGACTCACCAGAGATAATTGCTAAGTTACTGATTTAAATGGTGGGCCCAGTAGGACTTGAACCTACGACCAAGGGATTATGAGTCCCCTGCTCTAACCAACTGAGCTATA is part of the Halomonas alkaliantarctica genome and harbors:
- a CDS encoding helix-turn-helix domain-containing protein, whose protein sequence is MEQSKTTMAQFEGSKLRLARHYWGKTLGQIAEDIDKTRQYVSQLETGKAAHTVSQDVLERLAYSLNVTTGFFYAPASSALTEDQAHFRSLASTKVSTKLKVLARGTLFDQLARFIDERVALPEVNFPDFSGACTTEEIERAAEKTRHHWGLGLGPIDNMVKVVEHAGALVTFFNDASQEVDALSIPSVRPVIVRNDAKESPFRQRFDIAHEMAHLILHEGIVTGDRKTETEANRLSSAFLLPRSTFMKIFKTRGRTLDWQCIIDIKMTFGVSKAAVLYRAKVLGVIDERQYKSGVIFLKNTRQSKKEDEDGYVARERAGLLPKSFDALLKYHGLDFNDVANALNVQPKLLKEIIPDAVDSKIINNKFAHQRTHLRLV